TTAGCTTTCCTATCAATTTAACAGGTCACCCGAAGATTATCCATAGGGACATCAAATCATCAAATATTCTGTTGGATAATGAATTCGAAGCTCAGGCAATGTCAATATTTCATTTCTTTTATAATAATACAGTATTCATATAAAGCGGTACTATTTTCTTGGCCGAGCATTTGATTAGTTCTTTACAGGTTGCAGATTTTGGACTCGCCAGACTGAACGATACTGCACAGTCCCACATATCGACACGAGTCATGGGCACATTTGGGTACATTTTTGCGTCAattcacaaaaacaaaaaaaaaagtttaaacaaCCAACGTGTATAATAAGATGAACTAAGGAAAAACGTTACGttgcatgcatgcatgcatgcaGGTATTTAGCGCCAGAATATGCATCAAGCGGGAAATTAACGGATAGATCAGATGTGTTTTCATTTGGAGTTGTGCTACTCGAACTCATCACCGGTCGCAAACCTGTTGACACCTCTCAACCTTTGGGTGAAGAAAGTCTCGTTGAATGggtatttttcaatttttttacatattatataaaaattcgaATTTTCAAATTGAGAATGAAATCTAAGGGGTTGCTTGGCTTGGAAGGCACGTCCGCGTTTTATCGAGGCCATTGAAAAAGGTGACATCAGTGAAGTAGTGGATCCACGGCTTGAAAAGCATTACATTGAAGGCGAAGTCTATAGGATGATTGAAACTGCTGCGTCTTGTGTTAGACATTCAGCTCTAAAACGACCTCGTATGGTTCAGGTCAGAATTAAACTCAATCCTGGTTGTCTACCTACTGATGCTAAGATAAAACCTCTAACTGATGCAGAGTGTTTGTTATTCACGTTACAAACAGGTTGTAAGAGCTCTGGACACGAGAGACGACATGTCGGATCTGTCAAATGGAGTCAAAGTAGGTCAAAGTACGGTCTATAACTCTGGTCAATACAGTAATGAGATTCGTATGTTCAGAAGAGCCTCTGAAGATTCAACGGATTACGGATACGGTAGTAGTAACGGCTACTACACGAGCCAAGACTTCACAAGCCGTGAATCTGAAAGAGCCTTCAACACAAGTCGCCGAACAAACTACTGATCAATCAACTCGCCGggaaaattaaaaaaggaacTAGTtgagttgtttcttttcttgggTTCTTTTGGAACCCTTTAGAAATTTTTGTGAAGGTCTTAAACGAgctcaaaatataaatactaaaaaagATGTATAGTTTCACACAATGTAAATTTGttaccaaaattttggtttttgtttacatttggtaaaaaatgttttgaaactcACCTTTGTCAATTGTCATTCTCCTACATTTTATCAAGTCAATGTCAAATCAATTGTAACCGGTTTGGTTTCCTCAAATATAGAGATGCATAACACTATTGGGCTTTCTTGTATCATCTGCGGCCCAATAGTAATTTTGTTAAGGGCCAGTCTCAATTCTGTACAAAATATAAGGACGGGGGTTGTTTATTCAAGATTCTCTTAGAACACGACACGTGTTAAGGTCACGGATCTACGGTTCGTATTAATATCTGAGTTCTAGACCGCCGCGTCTCTGTGTTCATCGCCTCGAGACAGATCTAATCGCTAAGTGAATCGTCTCTCCTGCCCGAACGAAAACGTAAAAGTGAGTTCTCTTTTTGTTTCGATTCAAATTGTCTTATCTTGAACCTTGTCTGCTCGATCGGAGACTCCATGAATCTCAGTAGTCAAAAGATTACATTTTTTAATCTGATTAGCTTTGATCATCGCTCTTGTGCCGATGTTGATGTTCTACGAATCATACCCTTCGTTTTAATTGATGTGTTGGGGAGGTTAAAGTCTTAACCTTTATCACAGTAACTCAACTTGTTAAGCTGTTTCGGTTTCGATGGCTTTTGTCTGATCGCATTTTTGTTGTTGGTCTGATTcaaagtttatgtttttttccttaGTGCTGATCTAAGAAAGTTTAATTCTTTTATGGGTTTTTAATAGAAAATGGCTGAGGCATCACCTGCGTTGAGGAAGCCTGTGTTCACTAAGGTTAGTGAGCTGAGACCAGGAACCAATGGTCTCTCACTTAACGTGAAAGTCATCAGCACGAAGATGGTGATgcagagaggaggaggaggaggtcgTCCTAGTGGTCCTCAGGCTCGTCAGATGCGGATTGCTGAATGTCTTGTTGGTGATGAGACTGGTATCATCATCTTTACCGCACGAAACGATCAAGGTCAGATTACATTACATTTTTACTCTGAGGTGATTTAGAGATTTCTGATTGTttgttatgattttattttttttggatcagTGGATTTGATGAAAGAAGGCAAGATAGTGACCCTGCGCAATGCAAAGATCGACATGTACAAGGGATCTATGAGGCTTGCTGTTGATAGATGGGGCCGCGTTGAAGTGGCCGAGGAGGCAGCAGACATCACTGTCAAGGAAGATAACAATCTTTCCCTCATTGAGTATGAGCTTGTGAGCGTTGAAGCTTAATTTGTTTCAACCACCAAAAGAAAGCAGAGAGTGACTCGGAAGACCCATTCTctagttgaagaagcaataggCCTCTCTCTTTGCTTTGAGTTTTTGCTTATCAGAATTTGTAGGTGGGTTTGTTGCTGGTTTGAGTCTTCATGTATCATCTGGCTTGCCTACGATGTAGTACCGTTCTCGTTTTGTTTGTAGAAAGATTCTCTCTTTATATATCAtggtcattttcttgttttagatTTCGCTTCTTTGTGTTTTCATTGGACTCTAAAGCAAAAGAAAAGTTATAAAGACATAAACATGATTCACCTAGAAGTATACAAAAGCAAGAATCAGATTTGTTAGAGATAAGTACACGTTGGAGATGACATAAACTGCTTAGAGTACAATAAAAGTTAGATATGGTGAAGTTATGGTGAAGTTTACAAGATTTTATTCTTTTGAACGATCATGTCTCATCTAAGCTTTTGTGGCTCCTTTGAGACATCATGTCTCCTCTAATCTATCATAGCTCTGGTGAACGATCCTTCCTTTCATGAGCAACATACATATCcatatcataatatatattattttttttctgaataaaCAGGTGTATCTAGTCCCCCACTGAGGTGGATCAAAACTAGCGGCGAGGATCGGTAGCAGCCAACATTATCGGtcataatatttgtttttaaagtatttcgttttttttttgtcaagatcTATCATAGTTTTCATGCATTGAGCACTTCAATCTTTAAgctcaaatattattattatctctttttttttttgtaatttagctCAAATATTATTTCATCCGTCAAACATAGTTGTTACTAATATCTttcatacatataaatattaatagcaTGTGTGTGTTGATGATCTTTAAAAACATGTTCAAGGACACTTGGGGCCGCCTTTGGAGTTTTTAATATCACGGTAACAAGGGCATTCGTCTTTGTTTCCATAAGTACCAGAGGGAACACAACCATTACACTTCTCGCAACATATATTGCAATACTTGAGGCACTCTTCATGTTGTGATGCCTTTGAGCATCTCACGTTGCACTTTCCACCACATGCTGTTAATTCATTCATCGATCATcacacataaaactcttttgttaagaaaaaaaactagatcACCAAATGATAAACTACCTGAAACATATCTAACTACAGAAAAAGTACACTTACACGAATCAGCGGTTGAAGGTACAAAAAATGAAGATGTGAGGAGAAAAAAGATTATGCAGAATTGTACAACCATGAGCTTCATCTTTGTTTTTCgttaagatgagaaaaaaaaacttcaagttCGTGAAAACTAAAGAGTGGTGACTTGGGAGATGGTGAAATTGTGGATGTAAGGAGAGGGTTACTTATAGTGAGAAAATGTGAAGTGAAACGTTTATCATCTGTTATTCTAATTAAATTATAAGGATCTGAAGATTTCTTACTTGTTATACCGTTTTACTTTGaagtaattatatatttcttagACCGAATCTACCCTATACATGAATATGTATGAATTGTCATCTGttattctaatttaattttaacgGTCTATTAATGAAGATTTCTTACTTGATTTACCAACTTATTTTgagataattatatatttcataaagaCAGAATCTACCCTATACATGAATCTATGAATTGTCATTTGCTATTCTAATTAAATTATAAGGATCTACAAATGAACATTTCTTACTTGTCATACCGTTTTTACATTGAggtaattatatatttcatagaCAGAATCTTATCCTATACATGAATCTTTATGAATTGTCATCTGTTATACCGTTTTACTTTTAggtaattatatatttcatagaTAGAATCGTATACATGAATCTTTATGAATTGTAAAATTGTTTCTTACACTGCATATTTATCTTGCCTTACATAACAAGTTATAAATATACTTTTAGAAATTGTAAATTGTGTTCTTACACTGTTGCATATTTATCTTGCGTTACGTAACAAGTTGAATAACAATATACGGATGATTATGAAAGAAAAGTGCTCAAATTTTCTTACCTGTCTCACAGTTTCACATAATTTAATCTAACAAGAACCAGGACTAATGTCATATTTACTTTAAATATATCAGTTATATTTTCCATGATTTAATCGAAAATGTGAAATTAAATATCATTGTTAATATAAACTAgtatctgataaaaaaattatttgtctCAGTTTTCATCTCTTTTTTATGAATCTCAaacttcatatatataaaaccttTTTATATGTGATTTTAGTTTTCCATAACAGTTTGATATAAGTTATAACTTTTGAAAATGTAAACATTTTTTACTCTctgatttttcaaaatataataaagataTAATTCATGAAAAACAAtgttaatatttgtataaaatcatataaatagatagtcttaatattttcttatattaatgTTTTCGGATGGTATTAGTTTTGCCCGGACAAACCAATCTGATAGCCATGGTGGGGGAACAAATTCAAAATCCATGACTTGTATAAATAGCTAGTTTTTTTGTAGCTTGTTTCATATAGTGGTATTCAAAcatttgaagaaatccaaaaatGTGGAAAATGCACTAAAGAATAATATTAGCACTTTTAGCAGTGTCTAAGAATACGGCTAACTAGACAACAAATATACAGTAGTTATTACTTATGTATCATTGAAtcattcttctattttttttctctttcaatcggtcatatacataaatttattttattttgtggatTATCAATATTGCACACTATTGCACGGCATTCATTTATCTATTAACATACGCATTGATTACAATGGTtcgacaaaaatatataaaagttagTACACTGTCCAACAATTCACTCCACCAAAACCTAGAGTTGAATAGTTCCCAGAAAAATCTGTGTAATGTAAAACTGAATTTATGAAAACAACCTAGATCCTAGGAccaaatacatatttttaatttatttttagtacCAAATACATATGTACAATCTCACGGGCGCAATTACTATATAAAGCCATGATTTGCTTCGAAGAACATCACTTTTTGCTACAATTACGCAGATTGTTCTCTCAAAATGAGAACTGTGACTCTCTCGCTCtacatatatagagagagatgaACTGAAAACAAGAGAAACATAGTAGCATATATAAAAGCTTAAACGAGAACAAAATGGATAGGAAAAGAGAAACATAGTAGCATATATATAAGCGCTTAAACGAGAATAAAACGAAAAACGGATAGTGAAGAATGCTATGAAAGATCTCAGTATTCATTCACGGGATTCAATCTTAGAGATGAATCCTAACTTATCAATGTTCACATGGAAAGATTAATGTTACATGTGCTTATGAGAGTttttgaagaagaaggagctcaAGTTTTGAGTGCTAATCTCCAGATCTTGGATGATAGGACCGCTTATACAATCATAGCCCAGGTATGTATGAACGCAGCCAGGAATAAGTATGTAAATATATACACTGCACATGAATAACTTCATggtctgaagaaattgaatttagaaaaaaaatgtgcTAAATCAATAAGCCTAAAATTTGCACTTAGCCAATGAAATGGCCAGACGACTAGACCAAAGATATACAAATGAGGAAAAGACGAATTGCAAATgagtttcttttgtttctttgcgGCCAACATGTTTTTCCATCAGTTTTCAAATGCTTTTATTAATTGAACATGGAATTGATTTGTCTTGGTCTCTTTTAGTCGATAGtacttttgtaaataaattttggCCGTTTTGTCTATGGTCATCGGACTATTATGCCATTGAAATGGTCATCGataaaaaatttctacaaaCCTACTATACTTTCCAGTATTTGATCATTGGCTCAAAGCTTATTGTTTAAGTATCCtctgatttaaaaattattccCATGAAAATTAGAACCTCTGAACACAGCTGTAGCTAAAGTCCTAGAAATGTATCCAACCATACCCAACTAatcttattcttcttttttttctaaataatcttcttttttttagcaACATGTAAATAATCTTCTTTATTTGTAAATaatctatttcgaaaatagcatcttttttttgttcaaaatttcaaaataaatagaaaatttatttggTAGGAAAGAATAAGCACAGTTTAGTAGTGTGTAAGCATACGGACGCAATCACAAAAGCCATGACTTTTGGGAAAACATCACTTTCCTTTAAATTACGCAGCTTTTTCTATCAACATTGAGAATTTTGAGACTTTATATATAGTGATGAGATAGATTTCAAAAGAGAGAAACATAGTAACATAAAgcttagaagaagaagaagaagatttcaCCCCCAAAATAAAAgtcaccaaaaaaaagaaagcttaGAAGAAAACAGAAAGAATGGACAGGGAGAGGGGAAGAGAAGTAGGAGAAGGAAGCTCAATGTCGTCGAGGGAACAACGAAACCTCAGAGAGCAAGAGCGACGAATGCGCATGAAACATCTCTTCAATATACTCTCTTCTCATGTTTCTCCCACTCATAGGGTTCTTATATCCTTCTCTTCTCTATCTATACAGTATattgtacatatatatttttggtatattgtaaaatataccaaaactattttatatataatgttgttacaaaagtaaaaaaaaaagagtataatGCAGACTTAATTACAAGTGTTCATTTATAGGCTTTTTAGTATtggttatatttatatatatttgatcatataTAACCACATTCatgccaaaaaaaaagtaattaagtttgaaatttttattggctCTAACAGTTACCGGTGCCTCAACTTATAGAACAAGCGACATCATACATGATCCAATTGAAAGAGAAGGTAAATTATCTAAAGGAGAAGAAAATAACTTTGTTAGGAGAAATGGGGAAACACTCTGAGGGGTTGTCGTCGTCACTTCTGCCGAAACTCAGTATTTATTCGCGGGATTCAACCATACAAATGAACCTGCTTATCGATCTGAACATGAAAAGAGTGATGCTACACCAGCTTTTAAGTGTttttgaagaagaaggagctcaAGTTATGAATGCTAATACTCAGAAATTGAATGATAGGATGATCATTTATACAATCATAGCCCAGGTATGCATGACCATCACATAGTATGTATAATATACACACACGCGCATATGCATGTTTTTTGTAACGtctttttaatatagttttgaaTTCATTTGATATTTACATGTACGTGATCgcctaaataaatatattcgcAGGCTATCATATCTCGCATCGGCATTGATCCATCAAGGATAGAAGAGAGAGTTAGGGATATCATCTTCTGATACAAATTTTGAAGCATTATTATATCCATTAATCATTAGTCAATGCCAATGCTAGTGTTTTATGCAATACTTTTAGGGTGATTTTACAAAGGTACAAGTTTTCTAAACATAAGATGAGtatatttattgttgtttttgaGTGTgacaaaataattgtttttgagTTCGATTATGTAAGCATGAGAAAAATGAGTAAGAAAAAGTTTCTTGGTTAATGATATTTACTTAAAATCAGTGCGTATATTCATTTGAGTACTTTTTGTGATTTATTTGAGTTCTTTGTATTTATACAAAACTTTCAAACACACCAAATGCTACACCCTGATGTTTAAATTTTCGGTAAATTTTCTATATACCGAAACCTacaatctttagtgttgttttaaaattttcaaacacaTTCTatgtttgtattaattaaactctcttttaagGTACAGGGGCcccgttttaattttttattaattaatttaataaaacttcataatactccctaaatttgtggattaaccactataaaatcgctattctctggagaaacggagacaacaaaagttccaaatctctttgaccttcatcatatattagtgcatgatgcaactatgcattaaaatagtattgtcatatttttgatttttttctcaaaatctatgtcccctacgaaaatattgagtttacgataaatgttttatatattgaatcctatgatatttagtattgttttaaaatttcttaacataatatatatttttattaatctatattaaactctctttaatggtacatgaatattgttttagttgttttatcaatttatttagtaaaacttcataatacttcctaaattggtggactaaccactataaaattgttattctctagagaaacggataaaacaaaggttccaaacctctttgaacttcatcatatgttagtgcagggtAAGGGTACATGAGCATTGTTTTAGTTgctttatcaatttatttagtaaaacttcataatacttcctaaattggtggactaaccactataaaatcgatattctctagagaaacggagacaacaaaggttccaaacctctttgaacttcatcatatgttagtgtgcGACCCTGGGCCAAAATTCAAAGAGTTCACTTTAGTGTAGTGGTTTGATTACCTGCATTGACCTATAAGTGGCAGTTTCGATTCCTGCTCTTGTTTCCCTCCTCCCCCaaaattttccttttcattatgcgtacatgtaaaataaatattaaacaataCCCTAATTATTTATTGCACTCTCTTGCATTTTCCATGCAAGTCTTACGTTTTCTACTACTTTTCatgataattataatattttaggaCCTTCTGAAATCTAATCAAACATGAAACTATCATATATCAGATTATGCTCTCTCTGGAAttctttgaaaatttcaaaaacattttacaAGTTGAAATTAATGCTAACCTGATttgattatattataaaaaaccaTTTCTAGATAGAACATTCTACTTAGGAAACGTTAATGTTTAAgaaatattgttaaaataaactataaagaTGGATGAGATTTTAGAATTATACAGAATgacaaaatgatttttaataatatcaaaatttaatttgttttacaggataaagtttataaatatGGATGATGTTCacattttttcttacaaaatagTTGAATAATTATGATCACCATActttaaaactcaaaaaaatatttatatttataactttatttttataaacaaattaaattctaatatattttgtattattatgattcaatatttataattaaaaatgtaacTAGTTAATGGGCATCATTCTTTTAATGTGCTTTAGGCGCCGGACAGGTACTGGAGGGAGAGATACGACCAAAACAATTTTAACTGCTCGACTGTATCGTTGTAATGATAGCTTTCAGACTTGAACGTTTTGGTTCAATTCTAAACCTGGTTTATCAGGTGcaatatgatttttttggttcaaaccGGCTTGCTTTATTCAGATTGCTCTAGCTAACGGATCCCTATTAAGGCAGTGATTGAAATCAgcataaaatatcattaattattttcaaataatgagatttagtaatctttgtatacatatataaaggTATGATTGTGTGCTGTGAAGTTAGTTAGGGtgacatgatcaagatgagagGATACGTAATATTGTCCACCGAATTTAAACTATTATTAAAAacgataataataaaaataaaatcaagaaaaaaaccaATAATAATAAGGCACTAATATATACAATATCAGTTATAAATAAATGTTAAGACTGCAGATTTGATTGGTTGGTTAAGGTTTGATATGAACCATCTATAATTTGCCAGCTTGAATGTCGCTGTAATGAATTGCATACCAACTTGTTTATGTTTACATCATAAACTCTCTTGTCTTTTCtcctcttttcctttttttttccctcCCCTCTTCTTTTATTAAgttcaattttatatatttaatacagCTGATCGTATTCATTTATTTAATgggattttttaatatataccaataggaccaaccaaaacaaaaacagttTTGATATATACTTAAATTAATACTGTCCacttatatatttcttttaattatcgtcaacttatttaatt
The sequence above is drawn from the Brassica napus cultivar Da-Ae chromosome A8, Da-Ae, whole genome shotgun sequence genome and encodes:
- the LOC106360308 gene encoding transcription factor bHLH167-like, which gives rise to MDRERGREVGEGSSMSSREQRNLREQERRMRMKHLFNILSSHVSPTHRLPVPQLIEQATSYMIQLKEKVNYLKEKKITLLGEMGKHSEGLSSSLLPKLSIYSRDSTIQMNLLIDLNMKRVMLHQLLSVFEEEGAQVMNANTQKLNDRMIIYTIIAQAIISRIGIDPSRIEERVRDIIF
- the LOC106362421 gene encoding uncharacterized protein At4g28440 encodes the protein MAEASPALRKPVFTKVSELRPGTNGLSLNVKVISTKMVMQRGGGGGRPSGPQARQMRIAECLVGDETGIIIFTARNDQVDLMKEGKIVTLRNAKIDMYKGSMRLAVDRWGRVEVAEEAADITVKEDNNLSLIEYELVSVEA
- the LOC106360309 gene encoding gibberellin-regulated protein 8-like, with amino-acid sequence MKLMVVQFCIIFFLLTSSFFVPSTADSSCGGKCNVRCSKASQHEECLKYCNICCEKCNGCVPSGTYGNKDECPCYRDIKNSKGGPKCP